The Chamaesiphon minutus PCC 6605 DNA window GACGACATTGCACGAATGGTTACAAGCAAAGCAAATTACCAAACTGTCTATTTGTGGCGTCCCGACGAATGTGTGTGTGTTTCAGACTGCCAAGTCTGCGCTGCGCTTGGGCTATCAGGTAGAGATTTTAGAAGAAGCTACTTCTGCCAGCACGCCAGGTAAACACCTACTGGCAATTCGCGAACTGGAAAAACTCGGCGGTACCACCAGACACTGGGGAGAACTGCTCTCCGAAAGCAATCCAGTCCGACTGAGCGGTATTGCTGGCGATAGTAGTTTGGATTGTGCGGCTCTCTCGTCTTGCATTGATGAGAGTACATTCGAGACTCTGCACGATGAGGTGGCTTGGCATCACATGATTCATCGCGGTAGCGCGGTACCGCGTCTGATTGCGCTCCAAGGCATGAAGGAAGCCGATGGCGTCGAACCCTTGTACCGCCACCCAGCAGACGAGCAGCCCCCTTTAACCTACTGGACGCCGACTGTTGATGCGATTCGACAAGAGGTGGAAGGTCGCATCGGTCATCCATTAAATCATTGTTTGATTCAACTCTATCGCAACGGGCGCGATTTTATCGGCGAACATGCGGATAAAACGCTGGATGTGATGCGTCCTTCTTTGATTGTCAACGTCTCGCTGGGAGCCACGCGCTCGATGTTATTTCGATCGAAAACAACCAAAGGAACGGTACCCCAAAAACTGCCGTTACCCCACGGCTCGTTGTTTATGTTGAACTTAGAGAGCAACCAAAAGTTCTATCACGGTATCAAACAACTGGGGAGCGACAGCACGGATGCACTGCGAATTTCGTTGACGCTGCGGTACATCGGCACCTATTACGATCCTATTAATGGAGCCGTCTGGGGGATCGGTGCGCCCAGCAAAACCAGAGCGGAGGCAAATGCTAGAGTTAAATGGAGCGATTCTCTTTCCCTTGAAGAAAAACTTGCCAAGGAAACCGCAGAAGCCGATTGCCTGTTGAGACTCTTTCGCGAGGAAAATATTAATGAGAATTTCGATGCCAATGCCTATCAGCCTGGATTCGATATTTTAGATTTTCAAGGATTTGTCGATCGACGATCGTGATTACCTACCGCCAGTATATGGTAGCGATCGACAGTAAAATTAGAGATGTAATGATGGTCGAGATATCCGCTCTGACCTGCTGGGCTTGAGACCCATTTTCTTGGTAAAGTCATGACATCCTTCAGCTTAAATATCGAAGTCACATTTATTGATGATGCTACTGATGAATCGATCGGTGTTACCCAAATACCAGCTAATAATCTGCCAGATTCATTCGAGCGAGACACCATTATCAACCTTAGTGGCGCAGATTGGAATGTCCTGAATGCGCGACCAAAAACTCGCGCTCAGTACACGAAATCCAAAACATTGATCTTGTGGATTCGTCGAATAGAAATGGTTAATCCCCACGATATTCTCTACAGCCTCCCTTCAATCTGCGATCCGATTCCAGAAGTAAACGATCGAGATATTTCCGGTGATGAATTGACAATTGCTGAAGATGATTGGCGGCAATTTGAATTAATTTCTAATAAACTAGCCGATAAGGTTGATAAGGAAATTGCGAAAATTCGACTCATTAATGAAAATGCCGCTGTAGGAGTGGGCTGGCGAGAAATGCACATTCGCAAGAAACCAGAAATCCCGATCGCCAGCAATATTGCCTTGCCTCATTTAGCAAGTTTATTGAAAGTACCCAATAAATCTACAGGCATAACTTACCATGGCTCGCGATCGCTAATTACTGACGGTTATTCATTGACATTAAATGATGACTTTTCTGTATATGGAATAGCTCCAAATGGCAGAGTACAAGTAATTGCGATCGGTCAAGATTCCAATATATCCGCAAGCGTAGAATCGATCGAGCTACTCCTACAAATCGCTCGCAAATTCAATCTCGATTTGGTACATTGGTGTCGTTGTATCCGCGTCAGTCCAGACGATCCAGCCTTTCGATCTTTGTTAGCGCAAAGTGAATAGGCTTTAGGCTTTAGGCTTGAGGATTAACTTCTCCCAGTCCCCCCGTCTCCCCGTCCCCCAGTCGCCCCCTCTCTCCCTCCCCACATATGCCCCAACGCATCCCACCCCAGCCAGGCCAAGAATCAGTCTGGGACTACCCGCGACCCCCACGTTTAGAGCCTGTTAGCAAACGAATTCAGATTATCTTTAACGGTCAAACCATCGCAGACACCACTGCTGGCTATCGCGTGCTCGAAACCAGCCATCCGCCTGTATATTACTTACCCCCCGCAGATATTCAGATGCAATATTTGCAAGCGACGACACGCGGTTCTTTCTGCGAGTGGAAGGGTAATGCTCTGTATTATCACCTCAGCGTCGGCGATAAGCGCGTTGAAAACGTGGCTTGGGCGTATCCAACCCCCACCAAGAATTTTCAATCGATCGCGAATTATCTAGCTTTCTACGCGCAGCCGATGGATGCTTGTTATGTCAATAGCGAGTTGGTAACACCCCAACCTGGCGAGTTCTATGGCGGTTGGATTACCAAAGATATCGTCGGGCCATTTAAGGGCACTCCTGGAAGCTGGGGTTGGTAACCTCACATCTTGCATTAATAGATAGAGACTAGTACCAGCATAAATCTGAGGGTACCCACAAGGGGCACCCATACACAATTAACCTGTAGGGGTGCCCCTTGTGGGTACCCTGGGTCTACACCAAGCACTAGTAGATTTCAACTGATGCAATACGTGAGTAAACACATTTGTCGAGAACGATCTCATCAGAGAAATCCCCTCTACACGCAAGAAACGCTGGATTATTCTCAAGTGGTTGGTGCAGAAGTTTGAATTCGATCGACTCTATCCCGAACAGGAGCTAAACGCGATAATTAAGCCCATCCACTGGGATACTGCGACTCTTCGACGGGAAATGGTTGGGTACAACATGCTGTTTAGGGAGCACAGTATCTATCAGCGCGTTCCCGCATCCGACTGGCGAATCGATACCAACTAACTAATCGATCGGTAATCTCAGCACCAAAACTCAATCGATTGTTTGTAAAATAGAGATCCTCTCTAGATTTGCATCTAACTTCACGACCTGTTATTTTAGATATTCCTGAGTAAATCATCGTTGAAATCGTAGATATTCATCGATCGAAATCCTCTGCGATCGGGCAGTTGATTGACTCCCATCACTCGTACCTAGAAGCTCGCATATTTTTCGGCGGCTACATCGAGAGCGTTAGCAAAGCGGACAAAGTAGCCAGCTATACATAAAATCAACTCGAAATCCTGGTAGAAGCTATAGATCCGTGTTAACAGCACTATCGATTTTGTCACCATTGGCGGCTGCTGTCGATCGAATGCGCCGCAAACGCTCCACCCTTATTAAATCACCTATCGCGCTGCCCGCACTATCCAACTATGAACCACTCAGACAATCATTGGCGCATGAACCATTCCTCTGTTTCGACTGCTGCTAACCAAGAACCTTATCTCGGCCCGCGTTGGTTGGTAGAAGAACGGGATGCTTGCGGGGTGGGTTTTATTGCTTGTCCGTCAGGAGAAACCAGCCACAAGCTGATTCAACAGACGTTGACGGCTTTGACTTGTATGGAGCATCGTGGGGGTTGTAGTGCCGATCGCGACTCTGGCGACGGTGCGGGGATTTTGACGCAGGTTCCTTGGGCGTTATTCGATCCGTTAGTGCAAGGTAAAGATCGATCGCGGCTGGGTGTAGGAATGGTATTTTTACCCCAGGATGCTGCTAAACGTGCTGTGGCAAAAAAGATCGTTGCTGAGGTCGTCACTCAAGAGCAATGTGAATTAATCGGCTGGCGCGAAGTTCCGGTCGATCCAGAGACATTGGGCACTCAAGCACGCGAAAATCAGCCATACATCGAGCAGGTAGTCATCGCTGGAACTAGCACTGAGGATGAATTGGAGCGACAGCTATATTTGGTGCGCCGCAAGATCGTTAAGGCTATCCAAGCTGACGGGACGATCGAGCCTGGAGATGATTTTTATATCTGTTCGCTCTCCAATCGGACGATCGTCTACAAGGGGATGGTACGCTCGGCAGTATTGGGCGAGTTTTATAGCGACTTGACTAACCCAGAATTTACGGCGGCATTTGCTGTATATCATCGCCGCTTTAGCACCAATACCCTGCCTAAATGGCCGCTGGCACAACCGATGCGGATGTTGGGACATAATGGCGAAATCAATACCCTGTTGGGCAATATCAACGGGATGACGGCGCGGGAAAGCGACCTCAATCATCCGATGTGGAACGACAGATTGCGAGAGTTACAGCCGATTCTCAATCTCGATAATAGCGATTCGGGGACACTAGATAACGTCTTGGAATTGATCGTCCGCTCTGGTCGGAGTCCGATCGAAGGGCTGGCGATTATGGTACCAGAAGCTTATAAAAATCAGCCAGAATTAGATAAATATCCCGAAATTACGGACTTCTACGAATACTATTCGGGATTGCAAGAAGCTTGGGATGGGCCAGCTTTACTATCGTTTAGCGATGGTAAAGTTGTCGGCGCGTCACTCGATCGCAATGGCTTACGACCAGCGCGGTACTGTATTACCAAAGATGGCTATATCTACGTCGGTTCTGAAGCTGGCGTGGTCGATTTACCTGTCGAGGAAATCGTCGAAAAAGGTCGGCTCGGCCCCGGAGAGACGATCGTCGTAGACTTAGAAACCAAAGAGATTCTCCATAATTGGGAAGTCAAAGAACGAATCGCGCGCGCGCATCCCTACGGTGCATGGCTCAAAGAATATCGTCAAACATTAACCAGCCAAGCGTTTGAAAATACTCTAAAAGTAGAACCGTCGAATCTGCTCAATCAGCAGACGGCATTCGGCTACACCGAAGAAGACATCGCCATGATCGTCAATGACATGGCAGAAAACGGCAAAGAGCCGACGTTCTGCATGGGCGATGATATTCCCTTGGCGGTATTGTCCGAAAAAGCGCATCCCCTATACGATTATTTCAAACAACGCTTCGCCCAGGTCACCAACCCCGCGATCGACCCGTTGCGCGAAAAATTAGTGATGTCGCTCGATGTCAGCCTGGGTAAAAAGGGGAACTTACTCGAAGCCAAACCCGAACATGCGGGGATGTTAAAGTTAACTAGTCCCATTCTAAATGAGGCGGAATTAGAAGTAATTAAAACTTCCTCCCTCGGCAGTGAATTTCTTTCGACACTGTATTCAGTTAACGATGGCGTCGGCGGATTGAAACTGGCGATCGACAAATTGTGCGCTACCGCGCTCGCTGCTGTCAATGCAGGCAAACAAATTCTCATCCTCAGCGATTGGTCGGCTGACGGCTTAACCGATGCAATCACTTATATTCCCCCGCTCGTCGCTGTCGGTGCGGTGCATCATTACCTCACTGAGCAAGGCTTGCGCGCGCGCACTTCGATCGTCGTCGATACCGCTCAGTGTTGGAGTACCCACCATTTCGCCTGTCTGATCGGTTTTGGGGCATCCGCCGTCTGTCCGTATCTGGCTTGGGAATCCGTTCGCAGTTGGTGGCATTCCTCTAAAACCCAAGCCGCCATCGGTCGGGGCGAACTTCAGATTACGATCGATAAAGCGCAAGCTAACTACCGTAAAGCGATCGAAGATGGCTTGCTCAAAATCCTCTCTAAAATGGGGATTTCCTTGCTCTCATCCTATCAAGGAGCGCAAATCTTTGAAGCGATCGGGATCGGACGCGAAGTTCTAGATATCGCCTTCAAAGGCACCACTTCCCGCATCGGTGGCTTGACGATGGCCGATATCGCTCAAGAAACGATGACTTTTCATCACAAAGCCTTCCCCAAAGAACTCAAGAAACTCGAAAACCTCGGCTTCTTCAACTACCGTCCCAGTGGCGAGTACCACATGAATAGCCCCCAACTCGCCAAAGCTCTCCACAAAGCCGTGGATGCTTATGCGACTCAGGAAGGTTACGACCACTATGAGACTTATAAAAAGTATCTCCAAGACCGTCCCTTAACAGCCCTACGCGACTTATTAGACTTCAAGAGCGATCGTCAGCCGATTGCCCTCGATGAAGTCGAGTCTGTCAGCGAGATTGTCACCCGCTTCTGTACGGGCGGCATGTCTCTGGGCGCACTCTCTCGTGAAGCCCATGAAGTCCTCGCCATCGCCATGAACCGCATTGGCGCGAAATCTAATAGCGGCGAAGGCGGCGAAGATCCGGTACGGTATAAAACGATCGACGATGCCGTCGATGGTAAATCCGCGATCTTGCCCCACCTCAAAGGCTTGCGCAATGGTGACACCGCTAAAAGTGCGATCGTCCAAATCGCATCGGGACGCTTTGGTGTCACCCCGCAATACCTAATTAACGGCAAACAAATCGAAATCAAACTCGCTCAGGGTGCGAAACCAGGTGAAGGCGGTCAACTTCCAGGGCCAAAAGTCAGCCAATACATCGCCATGCTCCGCCGCTCCAAACCCGGCGTGATGTTAATTTCACCCCCACCGCACCACGATATTTACTCGATCGAAGATCTAGAGCAACTCATCCACGATCTCCACCAAATCAACCCCAAAGCGAAAGTCTCCGTCAAACTCGTCGCCGAAATTGGCATCGGCACGATCGCCGCAGGCGTCGCCAAAGCCAACGCCGACATCATCCAAATCTCTGGACACGACGGCGGTACGGGTGCCTCCCCCCTCTCCAGCATCAAACATGCAGGCAGTCCTTGGGAACTCGGTTTAACCGAAGTTCACCGCGTCCTAATGAACAATCAACTTCGCGATCGAGTATTATTGCGTGTGGATGGTGGATTAAAATCCGGTTGGGATATTATCGTCGCCGCCCTGATGGGAGCCGAAGAATAC harbors:
- a CDS encoding DUF427 domain-containing protein is translated as MPQRIPPQPGQESVWDYPRPPRLEPVSKRIQIIFNGQTIADTTAGYRVLETSHPPVYYLPPADIQMQYLQATTRGSFCEWKGNALYYHLSVGDKRVENVAWAYPTPTKNFQSIANYLAFYAQPMDACYVNSELVTPQPGEFYGGWITKDIVGPFKGTPGSWGW
- a CDS encoding isochorismatase family protein; the encoded protein is MKSLSALLIVDLQNDFLSQDGAFSKWHIEPQQLCDAVNWLVQAARQQQRQVVWIASNYGEVTGEPEELQGKTHIGKFCCVKDTWGSKIVPALQSAFEQRTDDELAIVKYWYDAFVGVASQNENRTTLHEWLQAKQITKLSICGVPTNVCVFQTAKSALRLGYQVEILEEATSASTPGKHLLAIRELEKLGGTTRHWGELLSESNPVRLSGIAGDSSLDCAALSSCIDESTFETLHDEVAWHHMIHRGSAVPRLIALQGMKEADGVEPLYRHPADEQPPLTYWTPTVDAIRQEVEGRIGHPLNHCLIQLYRNGRDFIGEHADKTLDVMRPSLIVNVSLGATRSMLFRSKTTKGTVPQKLPLPHGSLFMLNLESNQKFYHGIKQLGSDSTDALRISLTLRYIGTYYDPINGAVWGIGAPSKTRAEANARVKWSDSLSLEEKLAKETAEADCLLRLFREENINENFDANAYQPGFDILDFQGFVDRRS
- a CDS encoding glutamate synthase-related protein, translated to MNHSSVSTAANQEPYLGPRWLVEERDACGVGFIACPSGETSHKLIQQTLTALTCMEHRGGCSADRDSGDGAGILTQVPWALFDPLVQGKDRSRLGVGMVFLPQDAAKRAVAKKIVAEVVTQEQCELIGWREVPVDPETLGTQARENQPYIEQVVIAGTSTEDELERQLYLVRRKIVKAIQADGTIEPGDDFYICSLSNRTIVYKGMVRSAVLGEFYSDLTNPEFTAAFAVYHRRFSTNTLPKWPLAQPMRMLGHNGEINTLLGNINGMTARESDLNHPMWNDRLRELQPILNLDNSDSGTLDNVLELIVRSGRSPIEGLAIMVPEAYKNQPELDKYPEITDFYEYYSGLQEAWDGPALLSFSDGKVVGASLDRNGLRPARYCITKDGYIYVGSEAGVVDLPVEEIVEKGRLGPGETIVVDLETKEILHNWEVKERIARAHPYGAWLKEYRQTLTSQAFENTLKVEPSNLLNQQTAFGYTEEDIAMIVNDMAENGKEPTFCMGDDIPLAVLSEKAHPLYDYFKQRFAQVTNPAIDPLREKLVMSLDVSLGKKGNLLEAKPEHAGMLKLTSPILNEAELEVIKTSSLGSEFLSTLYSVNDGVGGLKLAIDKLCATALAAVNAGKQILILSDWSADGLTDAITYIPPLVAVGAVHHYLTEQGLRARTSIVVDTAQCWSTHHFACLIGFGASAVCPYLAWESVRSWWHSSKTQAAIGRGELQITIDKAQANYRKAIEDGLLKILSKMGISLLSSYQGAQIFEAIGIGREVLDIAFKGTTSRIGGLTMADIAQETMTFHHKAFPKELKKLENLGFFNYRPSGEYHMNSPQLAKALHKAVDAYATQEGYDHYETYKKYLQDRPLTALRDLLDFKSDRQPIALDEVESVSEIVTRFCTGGMSLGALSREAHEVLAIAMNRIGAKSNSGEGGEDPVRYKTIDDAVDGKSAILPHLKGLRNGDTAKSAIVQIASGRFGVTPQYLINGKQIEIKLAQGAKPGEGGQLPGPKVSQYIAMLRRSKPGVMLISPPPHHDIYSIEDLEQLIHDLHQINPKAKVSVKLVAEIGIGTIAAGVAKANADIIQISGHDGGTGASPLSSIKHAGSPWELGLTEVHRVLMNNQLRDRVLLRVDGGLKSGWDIIVAALMGAEEYGFGSIAMIAEGCIMARVCHTNKCPVGVASQREDLRARFPGIPEQVVNFFLFIAEEVRSILARLGYKSLNDLIGRADLFTLRPGAKLTKLESINLDCLTQLPDTKLDRSFLVHGDIHTNGAVLDDEILADVDIRNAIDNQGTATKSYTVVNTDRSVGARISGAIAAKYGDSAFEGQLTLNFEGAAGQSFGAFNHEGVSLNLTGESNDYVGKGINGGEIVIKPYTGTIFDTSRNVIIGNTCLYGATGGYLYANGRAGERFAVRNSRATAVVEGTGDHCCEYMTGGVVVVLGQVGRNVGAGMTGGLGYFLDEDDTFIAKINPEIVKWQRVQTAAGEKQLKDLVAAHGAKTGSQKAQEILSRWTEYLPKFWQLVPPSEAETPEASAKQAVSA
- a CDS encoding DUF2087 domain-containing protein: MPSTRKKRWIILKWLVQKFEFDRLYPEQELNAIIKPIHWDTATLRREMVGYNMLFREHSIYQRVPASDWRIDTN